One segment of Gemmatimonadaceae bacterium DNA contains the following:
- the paaG gene encoding 2-(1,2-epoxy-1,2-dihydrophenyl)acetyl-CoA isomerase PaaG, translated as MPPLIVTLEAGVLRLTLNRPDVLNSVTRELARDLVQALHQAAGEDTVRAVLLTGAGRGFCAGQDLAEAMPAGDTLPDLGDFVRESWNPVVSGVRHLEKPVVCAVNGVAAGAGANLALACDIVFASSSATFVQSFAKIGVIPDSGGTFILPRLVGLHRATVLTMLAEKVTADQAKELGLVYQVVAPEALVETAFATAAHLATQPTRALGLIKRAFNQSLGVDLDGQLAYEEQLQREAGRTADYAEGVHAFLEKRAPRFTGH; from the coding sequence ATGCCCCCCCTGATTGTCACCCTCGAAGCCGGCGTCCTTCGTCTGACGCTTAATCGCCCGGACGTGCTGAACAGCGTCACGCGCGAACTGGCGCGCGACCTGGTGCAGGCATTGCATCAGGCGGCTGGCGAGGACACCGTGCGCGCCGTGCTGCTCACGGGCGCCGGGCGCGGATTCTGCGCCGGCCAGGATCTCGCCGAGGCCATGCCCGCTGGCGACACGCTTCCCGACCTCGGCGATTTCGTGCGCGAGAGCTGGAATCCGGTGGTGAGCGGCGTTCGGCATCTCGAGAAGCCGGTGGTCTGCGCGGTTAACGGGGTGGCGGCGGGCGCCGGCGCCAACCTGGCGCTCGCCTGCGACATCGTCTTCGCGTCGTCGAGCGCGACCTTCGTCCAGTCGTTCGCGAAGATCGGCGTCATCCCGGACAGCGGCGGCACGTTCATCCTCCCGCGCCTCGTCGGCCTGCATCGCGCCACGGTGCTGACCATGCTCGCCGAGAAGGTGACGGCCGACCAGGCGAAGGAACTGGGGCTCGTCTACCAGGTTGTCGCCCCCGAGGCGCTGGTCGAGACCGCCTTCGCCACCGCCGCGCATCTCGCCACGCAGCCGACGCGCGCGCTGGGCCTCATCAAGCGCGCCTTCAATCAGTCGCTGGGCGTCGACCTCGATGGGCAGCTGGCGTACGAGGAGCAGTTGCAGCGCGAGGCCGGGCGCACGGCGGACTATGCCGAGGGTGTGCACGCCTTTCTCGAGAAGCGCGCCCCGCGCTTCACGGGGCACTGA